From Pagrus major chromosome 18, Pma_NU_1.0, a single genomic window includes:
- the LOC141013826 gene encoding uncharacterized protein, with the protein MIVFCVTLLLLHQGYALVPVTTVQLGEPVTFTCLLPSEELGNKHLYWYKQSVGDDLRLIVTFMKHTDPAFEPEFSASRLDLKVEKNISNLTILRTTEEDEGMYHCAVIYWNENIWSGTYLSLKGNTQRTSTYTVVQRPTASDPVRPGDLKTLQCSVLSDSENKTCPGDHSVFWFRVGSYKSHLNILYTDGNRRDECEDRSDTQKSCVYHFSKNVSSSDAGTYYCAVATCGEILFGNGTKLDIEGSRMWSADVLLHLLYAALAISLIVTAFLICYYIAAVARQKIRGGQKSQQRDVDMRLYSAVVFTMMKTDRGAMKHAGAAERERIYTAVKAFGLD; encoded by the exons ATGATCGTGTTCTGCGTTACACTGCTTCTCCTTCATCAAGGAT aTGCACTGGttccagtgaccacagttcagcTTGGTGAACCTGTGACCTTCACATGTCTTCTGCCTTCCGAAGAGTTGGGCAATAAACATCTTTACTGGTACAAGCAGAGTGTCGGAGATGATCTAAGATTAATTGTAACATTTATGAAACACACCGACCCTGCGTTCGAACCAGAGTTTTCTGCCTCTAGATTGGATCTGAAAGTTGAGAAGAATATTAGTAATCTGACCATTTTGAGAACAACTGAAGAAGACGAGGGAATGTATCACTGTGCAGTCATTTACTGGAATGAGAATATTTGGAGTGGAACCTATTTGTCATTAAAAG gaaacactcagAGGACATCGACCTACACTGTTGTTCAGCGGCCGACAGCCTCTGATCCAGTCCGTCCAGGAGACTTGAAGACTCTCCAGTGTTCAGTCCTCTCTGACTCTGAGAATAAAACATGTCCAGGAGATCACAGTGTGTTCTGGTTCAGAGTCGGCTCATATAAATCTCATCTAAACATCCTCtacactgatggaaacagacGTGATGAATGTGAAGACAGATCTGACACTCAGAAAAGCTGCGTTTATCACTTCTCTAAGAACGTCAGCTCCTCTGATGCAGGAACTTACTACTGTGCTGTGGCCACATGTGGAGAGATACTGTTTGGAAATGGAACAAAACTTGACATTGAAG GATCCAGGATGTGGTCAGCTGATGTACTTCTTCATCTGCTGTATGCTGCCTTGGCCATAAGTCTGATTGTTACAGCCTTCCTCATTTGCTATTACATCG CTGCTGTTGCCAGGCAGAAAATCCGTGGTGGTCAAAAAAGTCAACAG AGAGATGTGGACATGAGGCTTTATTCTGCGGTTGTTTTCACCATGATGAAAACTGACAGAGGTGCGATGAAGcatgcaggagcagcagagagagagaggatctaCACTGCTGTCAAGGCTTTTGGGTTGGATTAG